In one Cercospora beticola chromosome 1, complete sequence genomic region, the following are encoded:
- a CDS encoding uncharacterized protein (MEROPS:MER0034959), producing the protein MPPSAIRSIREHPYQFARFLYCFITQLVLIILHRALLPTHPRYQSFRIEVQKAYSSSTALYFPTFTHRLPADYPEEDARPITGKGWSGYLIPGQDRSVLSKATDKANVTVILFAHGGGYARGEARMYVPYMKRWVACAKSKGLEIVFLSVEYPLSGEAAHPAQRSAFLNAYRYLLDLGVLSDNIVFMGDSAGGGICINSALHASSENMPQPAASILISPWIDMSLSAYEGGNQAVMSDYFIMANEAVPMLTKAFLGKYAGTDGDANALYRPLDQLRGLTPQLIFVGAAEFALPDSKDWARRCREAGVPHELHVEWGQTHIWAMGSKFIEPELRRKTDERIVAWISTHVHGTNEMVH; encoded by the exons ATGCCTCCATCCGCGATCCGCTCAATTCGGGAGCATCCGTACCAATTCGCAAGATTTCTTTATTGTTTCATAACACAACTCGTGCTCATCATTCTACATCGGGCTCTGCTTCCAACGCATCCACGATATCAAAGCTTCCGTATCGAAGTGCAGAAAGCATATTCTAGCTCTACAGCGTTGTACTTTCCCACATTCACCCATCGCTTGCCAGCCGACTACCCAGAAGAAGACGCTCGACCAATCACCGGTAAAGGATGGTCCGGATATCTCATTCCAGGACAGGATCGTTCTGTCCTATCCAAGGCCACAGACAAGGCAAACGTTACTGTCATATTGTTCGCACACGGTGGCGGCTATGCGCGTGGCGAGGCGAGGATGTACGTTCCGTACATGAAAAGATGGGTAGCCTGTGCAAAGTCTAAAGGTCTCGAAATCGTCTTCTTGAGTGTAGAATATC CTCTCAGCGGCGAGGCTGCACACCCAGCGCAGCGGAGTGCCTTTCTCAACGCATATCGATACTTGCTCGATCTTGGAGTGCTGTCGGACAATATCGTGTTCATGGGAGATTCGGCTGGAG GTGGCATCTGCATCAATTCGGCGTTGCATGCATCATCGGAAAACATGCCTCAACCAGCGGCCTCAATTCTGATTTCGCCCTGGATTGACATGTCCTTGAGTGCCTACGAAGGCGGCAATCAAGCGGTCATGAGTGATTACTTCATCATGGCAAATGAGGCAGTTCCTATGCTGACCAAGGCTTTTCTGGGCAAATATGCTGGGACCGATGGTGATGCGAACGCGCTTTATCGACCTCTGGACCAGCTTCGAGGCCTAACCCCACAATTGATCTTTGTCGGAGCGGCAGAATTCGCGCTTCCAGATTCGAAGGATTGGGCGAGACGCTGTCGAGAAGCTGGCGTACCTCATGAGCTTCATGTTGAATGGGGCCAGACTCACATTTGGGCAATGGGCTCCAAGTTCATCGAGCCAGAGCTGCGCAGGAAGACAGATGAGCGTATCGTCGCGTGGATATCGACACATGTGCATGGCACAAATGAGATGGTCCACTAA